The DNA region GTCGAGCAGCATGATCTTCGGATCGGTCGCCAGCCACTTCGCGAGGATGACCTTCTGCTGATTGCCGCCGGAGAGATTGACGATGAGCTGATCGAGCGATGGCGTTTTCACGCGGAAGCGATCCACGTAGGGTATCAAATAATCGGATTCTTTCCTGCGGCTGACGAATCCGCCGCGCAAGGTGCGGCGAAGGCTCGCGAGACTGGCGTTGGCCGCGACGCTCATCGGCAGGATCAGTCCGTCGCGTTTGCGATCTTCAGGCGCGAGCGCGAGCCCGGCGCGAATGGCGTCGGCCGGGGAACGAAACGACGCGGGTTTCCCGCCGACGGAAATGTTTCCGTTAGTGCGTCCGGGATGCAGACCGAAAATCGTCTCCAGGAATTCCGTGCGTCCGGCGCCGACGAGCCCGAAGATGCCGAGCACTTCGCGGCGGCGCAGCGTGAGCGAGACGTTGTTCACGAGCAGGCGTCGCCCGGTGGAACCGCTGGTGCTGCCGGCGAGTGAAAGGTTTTCGATCTTCAGAAGTTCCGCGCCGGGCTCGAAGGAGGATTTCTGGAAAACGTCCTTCGATTCGCGGCCCGCCATGAGCTGGACGATGCGCTCGCGGGTGAGTCCTTCGTAAGGGATCTCGCCGACCACGCGGCCGTCGCGCATGATGACGACGTCGTCGCAGAGACGGGCGAGTTCCTCGAACTTGTGCGTGATGTAAACGAGACCGACGTGCTGTTTTTTCAACTCGGCGATGACGTTGAAAAGGACTTCGACCTCGTGGGCGGAGAGCGAGGAGGTCGGCTCGTCGAGGATGAGCACGCGCGCGTTTGCGGAAAGGGCTTTGCCGATTTCCACGAGCTGCTGCTGGCCGACGCGCAGGTCGCCAACGAGCGTGACCGGCGAGACTTTGAGATCGAGGCGGGCGAGAATCGCGGCGGTGTCGGCGTTGAGCCGACGGTAATCGATGAAGCCTGCGGACGTGCGTGGCTCGCGGCCGAGCCAGATGTTTTCGGCGACGTTGAGCCCGGGAACTAGGTTGAGCTCTTGATGAACGATGCCGATGCCGCGTGTCTGGGCGGCGTGCGGGCTGGCGAAACGCACCGATTCTCCATTGCCGAGACTGATCGTGCCGGCGTCGGGCGGGAAGACGCCGGAGAGCACGTTCATGAGCGTGGATTTGCCCGCGCCATTTTCGCCGAGCAGCGCGAGCAACCGGCCCGCGCGAACGCGGATCGAAACGCCGTCGAGCGCGCGAACGCCGGGAAATGTTATTGTGATGCCTGTCGCTTCGAGCAGCACGTCGGTCGATGCCGTCATGGAAGTCATGGCATCACCTCCGCGCTCACGGGAATGAAGGTGAGCAGCGGTCCGTTAGCTGGAAGCGACTCGGGCGCTTCGGCGCAGCCGACGAAACGAATGGTCGCGCCGACGGTCACGGACTTGAGCGCGGGTTGCACGCGTTCTTCGACCAGGCGGTTCAACTCGGCGGAGAGCGCGTTGAACTCAGTGAGGCCCGGAACGTCGTTGACGTCGATGAGGCCAGAACCGTCGCGCACGATGTTGCCGAAAACCGGACCGGTGCGGAGCGCAACGATCACGCCGTCCACGTCGATCAAGAGACGGCTGCGTTCAACGGCGGTGACGCGTCCGCTGCCGCGCAGAAAAACGTAGGCGGCGTTGCCGAGGCCGACGCGACGCGCGTGCGCCTTTAGCGCGGCGGCCGTGTCGTTGTGAAGCGCGGATAAAACCGGGGCCGCTTCCGGCGCTTTCGCCGCCGCCGGCTGGAGTTTTTCGTTCCAGAATTTTTCGGTGAACGCCTTGGGCTCGAAGACTGTGCCTGCGGCTCCAGCCGCTGACGCAATCGAGTGCGCGTTTTTGGAGACGATCCGAAAAGGCGGATAGAGAATCAGCAGCGCGACGAAGATCGCCGCACCCGCCCACACCGGCCAAGGGAAAGCAATGCGGCGCGCGGTCGCAGGATGATCGGAGGAAGAAGCGGGAGCCGACATCAGCTTACTTGCGGCCGTAGTCGCCGAATTTGGCGACGGTGTCGCGGTTCACGAGTTCGACCGCGACAGGCACGCGTTGCGGAAAATTGCGTTCGCCTTTGAAATACCTGTCGGCGTTTTCCGCGGCGGTGCGCGCCATGGTTTTGGGAAACTGCATGACGGTCGCGGTGATTTTTCCCTCGGCGACGGATTTGACGACGTCGTCAGCGCCGTCGAAGCCGAAGACCTTCACCTTGTCAGCTTTGCCCGCGGCGAGGAGCGCCTGATATGCGCCCATGGCCATGGCGTCGTTTCCGCAGAAGACGGCGTTGATGTCGGGGTTGGCTTGGAGGATGGACTCGAGGACTTCGAGCGCCTTCGTGCGGTCAAAGTCGGCGCTTTGCTGAGAGACCATTTTCAAACCGGGATAACGATCGACGACCGAGTGAAAACCCTTTGAGCGATTCCACGTGTTGGTGTCGGCGACAAGGCCGAGGAGTTCGACGTACTTTCCCTCTTCGCCGACCTGATCGACGAAGTACTGACCGAGCGCCACGCAGCCGGAATAGTTATCGGAAAGAACCTGCGACGTCGCGGCGTCGTTGGCCTCGATCTCGCGATCCATGCAGAACACGGGAATGCCGGCGGCTTTCGCGCGGCGGACGTTGGCAATGGAGCCTTTGGCGTCGGTGCAGTTGAAGAGAATCGCGCCGTAGCCGGAGGCCATGATGTTGTCGAAATGCTGCGACTCCTTCGCCGGGTCGTTTTGCGAATCGAACTGCACGGTGTCGTAGCCGAGTTCCTTCGCGCGGTCCTGCGCAGAGTCTGCGAGGACGACGAACCACGGGTTGTTCAACGTGGAGACGACGACGGCGACTTTGCGCGAGGCGGGCGCTTTCGTTTCAGCGGTCGATCCGGCGGGTGTGGAGCGCTTGCATCCGGTAAGCGCGACGGCGGAGAGCAACGAAACCGTTATGAAGAGACGAAGGAATGAAGGGATCATTTTGAGGGCGGGGATGCGGGAGGATAGGAAATTGAACCAACGCCGCAATTGCTGAACCAACCAAGGTGGCAAGAGCGGCGTTGGGATGAAGCAGCCAGAGTTTAGAATCTGGCTGCAAGTGTGAGCGTCAGAGCCGCGCCGCCACCGGTGCCGGTGCGGGTCGCGCGGCCATCGAAGAAGTGCTGGCCTTCCTCGGCCTCGGTTACGTTGCGACCGGCGAGGGAGAGGGTGTAGCGCGGGTTGATGCGGTAGCGGATCTCGGCCTCGTGAACCGTGCGCGCGTCTTTGAATTCATTCGTCACATTATTCAGGAGGACATCGCCAGCGTGGTTGGCGCGAAACGCGACGTACAGTTTGCCCCGGGGAGTTTCGTAGCTGACGCCCCAATTATAGATTTCAGGGGTGATATTTGGCAGACCATTTGTCGCGACCAGGGAATTGGCGGGATTAAATTTGCCCTCGGTCTTCGTGAGCTTCGTGTAGTTTGCGAACACCTCTATGTTGCGAAACCACTCCGGCAGGAAGCGAAGCCGGTAGCGGCCTTCGAGTTCGAATCCTTCAATCTTCGCATCGCGGTTTTCCTGCGTGGTGACCGTGTGATTCGGAGGAACACCGAATGGATCATTCAAACCCGACAGGTAGGTGTTGGTAACGATGTAGTCTTTGACGTCTTTGCTGAACCAGGCGCCTTTCACGGTGCTGGCACCGGTCGGATACCACTCCAGGCTTACGTCGAGGTTGTCAGAGAACGCAGGTCGGAGATTCGGATTCGAAACAGTGGCGGTGTTATTCGCATTGAGGAGGACGCCGGGAATGA from Nibricoccus aquaticus includes:
- a CDS encoding sugar ABC transporter ATP-binding protein; the protein is MTASTDVLLEATGITITFPGVRALDGVSIRVRAGRLLALLGENGAGKSTLMNVLSGVFPPDAGTISLGNGESVRFASPHAAQTRGIGIVHQELNLVPGLNVAENIWLGREPRTSAGFIDYRRLNADTAAILARLDLKVSPVTLVGDLRVGQQQLVEIGKALSANARVLILDEPTSSLSAHEVEVLFNVIAELKKQHVGLVYITHKFEELARLCDDVVIMRDGRVVGEIPYEGLTRERIVQLMAGRESKDVFQKSSFEPGAELLKIENLSLAGSTSGSTGRRLLVNNVSLTLRRREVLGIFGLVGAGRTEFLETIFGLHPGRTNGNISVGGKPASFRSPADAIRAGLALAPEDRKRDGLILPMSVAANASLASLRRTLRGGFVSRRKESDYLIPYVDRFRVKTPSLDQLIVNLSGGNQQKVILAKWLATDPKIMLLDEPTRGIDVNAKREIYAFIDELARNGLGLIVVSSELPEVLALSDRILVMCEGRKTAEFTRAEATPERVLHAALPDRAALAS
- a CDS encoding DUF2291 family protein; the protein is MSAPASSSDHPATARRIAFPWPVWAGAAIFVALLILYPPFRIVSKNAHSIASAAGAAGTVFEPKAFTEKFWNEKLQPAAAKAPEAAPVLSALHNDTAAALKAHARRVGLGNAAYVFLRGSGRVTAVERSRLLIDVDGVIVALRTGPVFGNIVRDGSGLIDVNDVPGLTEFNALSAELNRLVEERVQPALKSVTVGATIRFVGCAEAPESLPANGPLLTFIPVSAEVMP
- a CDS encoding D-ribose ABC transporter substrate-binding protein, translating into MIPSFLRLFITVSLLSAVALTGCKRSTPAGSTAETKAPASRKVAVVVSTLNNPWFVVLADSAQDRAKELGYDTVQFDSQNDPAKESQHFDNIMASGYGAILFNCTDAKGSIANVRRAKAAGIPVFCMDREIEANDAATSQVLSDNYSGCVALGQYFVDQVGEEGKYVELLGLVADTNTWNRSKGFHSVVDRYPGLKMVSQQSADFDRTKALEVLESILQANPDINAVFCGNDAMAMGAYQALLAAGKADKVKVFGFDGADDVVKSVAEGKITATVMQFPKTMARTAAENADRYFKGERNFPQRVPVAVELVNRDTVAKFGDYGRK